The following nucleotide sequence is from Macaca nemestrina isolate mMacNem1 chromosome 16, mMacNem.hap1, whole genome shotgun sequence.
CAGCCCGCGACGTCGCCGCGACAGCGAGGCAGCGACCGCCACCCAGAAAGAGGTGGTGGCCCAGCCTGGCAACCTTGAGAAGCCCTCGAAAACTGTGGCCTGGCGGAAACCCTGGTGTGCTCTGGGGATCAGGCTGACTCCAGGCCCTGTAACACGGGGAGAGGCCTCGGTGGCCATTTCCAGCAGCCCTCACCCTCAGCCTTGTGGGGCTGGCGGGCCCCGGAGGCCTCCATCCTCCCCTAGAGGGGTCAGGGCAGAGCCCAGCCTCCATCTTTGCCTCTCAGGATGGCAAACAACAGCGGCTCCAAGGCCGAACTCGTTGTGGGAGGGAAATACAAACTGGTGCGGAAGATCGGGTCTGGCTCCTTCGGAGACGTTTATCTGGGGATCACCACCACCAACGGCGAGGAAGTAGCAGTGAAGCTGGAATCTCAGAAGGCCAAGCACCCCCAGTTGTTATATGAGAGCAAACTCTACACGATTCTTCAAGGTGGGGTTGGCATCCCCCACATGCACTGGTATGGTCAGGAAAAAGACAGCAATGTGCTAGTCATGGACCTTCTGGGACCCAGCCTCGAAGACCTCTTTAATTTCTGTTCAAGAAGGTTCACCATGAAAACTGTACTTATGTTAGCCGACCAGATGATCAGCAGAATTGAATACGTGCATACAAAGAATTTTCTACACCGAGACATTAAACCAGATAACTTCCTGATGGGTACTGGGCGCCACTGTAACAAGTTGTTCCTTATTGATTTTGGTTTGGCCAAAAAGTACAGAGACAACAGGACCAGGCAACACATACCGTACAGAGAAGATAAACACCTCATTGGCACTGTCCGATATGCCAGCATCAATGCACATCTTGGTATTGAGCAGAGCCGCCGAGATGACATGGAATCCTTAGGCTAcgttttcatgtattttaatagAACCAGCCTGCCGTGGCAAGGACTAAAGGctataacaaaaaaacaaaaatatgaaaaaattagtgAGAAGAAGATGTCCACCCCTGTTGAAGTTTTATGTAAGGGGTTTCCTGCAGAATTCGCCATGTACTTGAACTACTGTCGTGGGCTGCGCTTTGAGGAAGTCCCAGATTACATGTATCTGAGGCAGCTATTCCGCATTCTTTTCAGGACCCTGAACCACCAATATGACTACACATTTGATTGGACGATGTTAAAGCAGAAAGCAGCACAGCAGGCAGCCTCTTCCAGTGGGCAGGGTCAGC
It contains:
- the LOC105486032 gene encoding casein kinase I; translation: MANNSGSKAELVVGGKYKLVRKIGSGSFGDVYLGITTTNGEEVAVKLESQKAKHPQLLYESKLYTILQGGVGIPHMHWYGQEKDSNVLVMDLLGPSLEDLFNFCSRRFTMKTVLMLADQMISRIEYVHTKNFLHRDIKPDNFLMGTGRHCNKLFLIDFGLAKKYRDNRTRQHIPYREDKHLIGTVRYASINAHLGIEQSRRDDMESLGYVFMYFNRTSLPWQGLKAITKKQKYEKISEKKMSTPVEVLCKGFPAEFAMYLNYCRGLRFEEVPDYMYLRQLFRILFRTLNHQYDYTFDWTMLKQKAAQQAASSSGQGQQAQTQTGKQTEKNKNNVKEN